The following proteins come from a genomic window of Megalobrama amblycephala isolate DHTTF-2021 linkage group LG1, ASM1881202v1, whole genome shotgun sequence:
- the nkiras2 gene encoding NF-kappa-B inhibitor-interacting Ras-like protein 2 — protein MGKSCKVVVCGQGSVGKTAVLEQLLYANHVAGSETMETLEDIYIGSVETDRGTREQVRFYDTRGLRDGQEFPRHYFTFADGFVLVYSIDSRESFKRVEALKKEIDRCRDKKEVTIVVVGNKLDLQDQRRVDSEAAQQWARQEKVRLWEVSVTDRRTLIEPFVHLASKMTQPQSKSTFPLSRNKNKGSGSLDS, from the exons ATGGGCAAGAGCTGCAAGGTGGTGGTGTGTGGCCAGGGATCAGTGGGAAAAACTGCAGTTCTGGAGCAGTTACTGTACGCCAACCATGTTGCAG GTTCAGAGACCATGGAGACACTGGAGGACATTTACATCGGGTCTGTGGAAACGGACCGCGGCACGCGAGAACAGGTGCGGTTCTACGACACGCGCGGGCTGCGCGATGGTCAGGAGTTCCCGCGACACTACTTCACTTTCGCGGATGGGTTCGTGCTCGTCTACAGCATCGACAGCAGAGAGTCCTTCAAACGAGTAGAGGCTCTGAAGAAAGAGATCGACCGCTGCCGTGATAAAAAAGAG GTGACTATTGTTGTTGTGGGTAATAAGTTGGACCTGCAGGATCAGAGGAGAGTGGACAGCGAGGCGGCTCAACAGTGGGCGCGGCAGGAGAAGGTCAGGCTGTGGGAGGTCTCTGTGACCGACAGACGAACGCTCATTGAGCCCTTCGTCCATCTGGCCAGCAAAATGACTCAACCTCAGAGCAAATCCACCTTCCCCCTCAGCCGCAACAAGAACAAGGGCAGTGGATCCCTGGACAGCTAG
- the dnajc7 gene encoding dnaJ homolog subfamily C member 7 isoform X1 codes for MVILRTAAEGGAEGGMKGTHASSHSPPLYSKMATVDYESSVDPEMDLTSDEELEREAEGFKEQGNAYYVKKDYAEAFNFYTKAIDLCPKNVSYYGNRAATLMMLSRYREALEDSQQAVRLDDTFMKGHMREGKCHLLLGNAMAASRCLQKVLELEPDNSQAQQELKNAESILEYERMAEISFEKRDFRMVVFCMDRALESASACHRFKVLKAECLALLGRYPEAQSVASDILRMDSTNGDALYVRGLCLYYEDCIDKAVQFFIQALRMAPDHEKARLACRNAKALKAKKEEGNKAFKEGSYEEAYDLYSEALTIDPNNIKTNAKLYCNRATVGSKLNKLEQAIEDCTKAIKLDETYIKAYLRRAQCYMDTQQYEEAVRDYEKVYQTEKTKEHKNLLKNAQLELKKSKRKDYYKVLGVDKNATEDEIKKAYRKRALMHHPDRHSGASAEVQKEEEKKFKEVGEAFTVLSDPKKKSRYDSGHDLEDDDMNMDFDANNIFKAFFGGPGGFSFEGNSSSGPGNFFFQFG; via the exons ATGGTCATATTGCGCACGGCTGCGGAAGGCGGAGCTGAAGGCGGTATGAAAGGCACACATGCCTCGTCTCATTCTCCGCCTCTCTACAGCAAAATGGCGACTGTTGACTACGAATCGTCCGTGGATCCAGAGATGGACTTAACCAGCGACGAGGAGTTAGAGAG GGAAGCTGAAGGCTTCAAAGAGCAGGGAAACGCATATTATGTCAAGAAGGACTACGCTGAAGCGTTCAACTTCTACACCAAGGCCATCG ACCTGTGCCCGAAAAATGTCAGTTACTATGGCAACCGTGCAGCCACATTGATGATGCTGAGTCGCTACAGAGAGGCGCTGGAGGACTCCCAGCAGGCCGTGCGACTAGATGACACCTTCATGAAG GGCCACATGCGTGAGGGCAAGTGCCACCTGCTGCTTGGCAATGCTATGGCCGCCAGCCGCTGCTTACAGAAGGTTCTAGAGCTGGAACCAGATAACAGCCAGGCCCAGCAGGAG CTGAAGAACGCAGAGTCCATCTTGGAGTACGAGCGCATGGCTGAGATCAGCTTTGAAAAGCGAGACTTCAGGATG GTGGTGTTCTGTATGGATCGGGCGTTAGAGTCTGCATCTGCATGTCACAGGTTCAAGGTGTTGAAAGCAGAGTGTCTGGCTCTGCTGGGCCGCTACCCAGAAGCCCAATCTGTTGCCAG TGACATATTGCGGATGGATTCCACAAATGGCGATGCCCTCTACGTGCGGGGATTATGTCTGTACTATGAAGACTGCATTGATAAAGCTGTGCAGTTTTTCATTCAAGCACTGCGCATGGCACCAGACCATGAGAAGGCCCGTCTGGCCTGCAGA AATGCTAAAGCCCTAAAGGCGAAGAAAGAAGAAGGCAACAAAGCTTTTAAAGAGGGCAGTTATGAGGAAGCATATGACCTATACTCTGAGGCGCTGACCATCGACCCAAATAACATCAAAACCAACGCCAAGCTATACTGCAACCGAGCCACTGTTGGATCCAAG tTAAACAAACTGGAGCAGGCCATTGAGGACTGCACAAAGGCTATTAAACTGGATGAGACCTATATTAAGGCTTATTTGAGAAGAGCCCAGTG TTACATGGACACACAACAGTATGAAGAGGCTGTCAGAGATTATGAGAAGGTTTATCAAACAGAGAAGACTAAAG AACATAAGAACCTGTTGAAGAACGCTCAGTTAGAGCTGaagaaaagcaaaagaaaagATTATTATAAGGTTCTGGGGGTGGATAAAAACGCCACTGAAGATGAAATCAAGAAAGCCTATCGCAAACGAGCGCTGATGCACCACCCGG ACCGACACAGTGGAGCGAGTGCTGAGGTGCAGAAAGAGGAAGAGAAAAAGTTTAAGGAGGTGGGAGAGGCCTTCACTGTGCTCTCTGACCCCAAGAAGAAGTCCCGCTATGACAGCGGCCACGACCTGGAAGATGATGACATGAACATGG ACTTTGATGCCAACAACATCTTCAAAGCGTTCTTTGGTGGCCCCGGTGGGTTCAGTTTCGAAGGTAATTCAT CATCTGGACCAGGAAATTTCTTCTTTCAGTTCGGTTAA
- the dnajc7 gene encoding dnaJ homolog subfamily C member 7 isoform X2, with product MVILRTAAEGGAEGGMKGTHASSHSPPLYSKMATVDYESSVDPEMDLTSDEELEREAEGFKEQGNAYYVKKDYAEAFNFYTKAIDLCPKNVSYYGNRAATLMMLSRYREALEDSQQAVRLDDTFMKGHMREGKCHLLLGNAMAASRCLQKVLELEPDNSQAQQELKNAESILEYERMAEISFEKRDFRMVVFCMDRALESASACHRFKVLKAECLALLGRYPEAQSVASDILRMDSTNGDALYVRGLCLYYEDCIDKAVQFFIQALRMAPDHEKARLACRNAKALKAKKEEGNKAFKEGSYEEAYDLYSEALTIDPNNIKTNAKLYCNRATVGSKLNKLEQAIEDCTKAIKLDETYIKAYLRRAQCYMDTQQYEEAVRDYEKVYQTEKTKEHKNLLKNAQLELKKSKRKDYYKVLGVDKNATEDEIKKAYRKRALMHHPDRHSGASAEVQKEEEKKFKEVGEAFTVLSDPKKKSRYDSGHDLEDDDMNMDFDANNIFKAFFGGPGGFSFEASGPGNFFFQFG from the exons ATGGTCATATTGCGCACGGCTGCGGAAGGCGGAGCTGAAGGCGGTATGAAAGGCACACATGCCTCGTCTCATTCTCCGCCTCTCTACAGCAAAATGGCGACTGTTGACTACGAATCGTCCGTGGATCCAGAGATGGACTTAACCAGCGACGAGGAGTTAGAGAG GGAAGCTGAAGGCTTCAAAGAGCAGGGAAACGCATATTATGTCAAGAAGGACTACGCTGAAGCGTTCAACTTCTACACCAAGGCCATCG ACCTGTGCCCGAAAAATGTCAGTTACTATGGCAACCGTGCAGCCACATTGATGATGCTGAGTCGCTACAGAGAGGCGCTGGAGGACTCCCAGCAGGCCGTGCGACTAGATGACACCTTCATGAAG GGCCACATGCGTGAGGGCAAGTGCCACCTGCTGCTTGGCAATGCTATGGCCGCCAGCCGCTGCTTACAGAAGGTTCTAGAGCTGGAACCAGATAACAGCCAGGCCCAGCAGGAG CTGAAGAACGCAGAGTCCATCTTGGAGTACGAGCGCATGGCTGAGATCAGCTTTGAAAAGCGAGACTTCAGGATG GTGGTGTTCTGTATGGATCGGGCGTTAGAGTCTGCATCTGCATGTCACAGGTTCAAGGTGTTGAAAGCAGAGTGTCTGGCTCTGCTGGGCCGCTACCCAGAAGCCCAATCTGTTGCCAG TGACATATTGCGGATGGATTCCACAAATGGCGATGCCCTCTACGTGCGGGGATTATGTCTGTACTATGAAGACTGCATTGATAAAGCTGTGCAGTTTTTCATTCAAGCACTGCGCATGGCACCAGACCATGAGAAGGCCCGTCTGGCCTGCAGA AATGCTAAAGCCCTAAAGGCGAAGAAAGAAGAAGGCAACAAAGCTTTTAAAGAGGGCAGTTATGAGGAAGCATATGACCTATACTCTGAGGCGCTGACCATCGACCCAAATAACATCAAAACCAACGCCAAGCTATACTGCAACCGAGCCACTGTTGGATCCAAG tTAAACAAACTGGAGCAGGCCATTGAGGACTGCACAAAGGCTATTAAACTGGATGAGACCTATATTAAGGCTTATTTGAGAAGAGCCCAGTG TTACATGGACACACAACAGTATGAAGAGGCTGTCAGAGATTATGAGAAGGTTTATCAAACAGAGAAGACTAAAG AACATAAGAACCTGTTGAAGAACGCTCAGTTAGAGCTGaagaaaagcaaaagaaaagATTATTATAAGGTTCTGGGGGTGGATAAAAACGCCACTGAAGATGAAATCAAGAAAGCCTATCGCAAACGAGCGCTGATGCACCACCCGG ACCGACACAGTGGAGCGAGTGCTGAGGTGCAGAAAGAGGAAGAGAAAAAGTTTAAGGAGGTGGGAGAGGCCTTCACTGTGCTCTCTGACCCCAAGAAGAAGTCCCGCTATGACAGCGGCCACGACCTGGAAGATGATGACATGAACATGG ACTTTGATGCCAACAACATCTTCAAAGCGTTCTTTGGTGGCCCCGGTGGGTTCAGTTTCGAAG CATCTGGACCAGGAAATTTCTTCTTTCAGTTCGGTTAA